A genomic region of Bacteroides acidifaciens contains the following coding sequences:
- a CDS encoding MarR family transcriptional regulator has protein sequence MRNIMKHLLYTASSLILIALGSCSHSKNIIFRADTQTGALNGLYMANDTSINWILCADGTQYEWVDSRCGWGLGHFWINGTKYFWSTPKEKDSTANRMTVKYQVENIEITVVRTWNEDGNLVESYEFANTGKENASLQEIAINTPFNDNYPDARTCYNARCNAHIWTGGNDAYVYCTRMSGAPGGLGLILQKGAVEGYEISERSEKTGGSNFRGVFQLNPENKILKPGECYTIQWLLLSADNWNDFQTKAIGNGLIIATANRYVVEEGEEVTVSFKSNFPSLKGKLLLNNKEVAEVNGDNINYTTTLNAPGEQIFTLSYDDGKKTSVECLTVSNFDSLINRRCRFIAEHQQFIKSGDPRNGAFIVYDNDTESLYINGESGQERADCDEARERVAMGILLALQYQYTSDKKVKDALNSYVSFVRRIQRADYTTNSTVDFQSYNRGYNYPWVADFWFTMFRATGDRQYLKDGYGTLRALVRYFNHDFYCIGVPTYGYTLLKDNNFTAEADTLLNDFKLMADVFYENGPNYPTFEVNYEQSIVGPSIIHLLNVYMLTGNKRYLKGAESQLPLLESFGGKQPSFHLNDIAIRHWDGYWFGKDQIWGDTFPHYWSTLSGIAFRLYAKATGKQEYAERALNIFRNNFCLFSEDGRGSCAFIYPNKVNGQKAHFYDPFANDQDWAMVHWLKYGPNFE, from the coding sequence ATGAGAAATATCATGAAACATCTTTTGTACACTGCATCATCTTTGATATTAATTGCATTAGGTAGTTGCAGTCATTCTAAAAACATAATTTTCAGAGCCGATACTCAAACAGGGGCGTTGAACGGACTTTATATGGCAAATGATACCTCAATAAACTGGATCCTTTGTGCTGATGGGACTCAATATGAATGGGTGGACTCTCGATGCGGATGGGGATTGGGGCATTTCTGGATAAATGGTACCAAATATTTTTGGAGTACTCCGAAGGAAAAAGATAGTACGGCTAATCGGATGACTGTGAAATATCAAGTAGAGAACATTGAAATAACCGTAGTCCGAACATGGAACGAAGACGGGAATTTAGTCGAATCTTATGAATTTGCCAATACAGGAAAGGAAAATGCAAGCTTGCAGGAGATAGCTATCAATACACCTTTTAATGATAATTATCCGGATGCCAGAACTTGTTATAACGCTCGTTGCAATGCTCATATATGGACAGGTGGAAATGATGCATATGTCTATTGCACACGGATGAGTGGAGCACCGGGTGGACTAGGCCTGATTTTGCAGAAAGGAGCTGTTGAAGGCTATGAAATAAGCGAACGGTCAGAGAAAACCGGCGGTTCCAACTTTCGCGGTGTTTTTCAGCTTAATCCGGAAAACAAGATTCTGAAACCAGGAGAATGCTATACTATACAATGGCTGCTTCTGTCTGCTGATAATTGGAATGATTTTCAGACAAAAGCTATTGGAAATGGTCTGATTATAGCTACAGCAAATCGCTATGTAGTCGAAGAAGGTGAAGAAGTGACTGTTTCATTTAAAAGTAATTTCCCTTCATTGAAAGGTAAACTGTTGCTTAATAACAAAGAAGTGGCAGAAGTGAATGGTGACAATATAAATTACACTACCACGTTAAATGCCCCCGGAGAGCAGATTTTTACATTGTCGTATGATGATGGGAAAAAGACTTCGGTAGAATGTCTTACTGTTAGCAATTTTGATAGTTTAATAAACCGTCGTTGTCGCTTTATTGCTGAACATCAGCAATTCATTAAGTCGGGTGATCCTAGAAACGGTGCTTTCATTGTTTATGATAATGATACCGAGTCTCTTTATATCAATGGAGAGAGTGGTCAGGAGCGAGCTGATTGTGATGAGGCGAGAGAAAGAGTGGCTATGGGGATTCTTCTAGCTTTGCAGTATCAATACACTTCCGACAAAAAAGTGAAGGATGCTTTGAATAGCTATGTATCATTTGTTCGCCGTATTCAAAGAGCGGATTATACCACTAATTCTACCGTGGACTTCCAAAGCTATAATCGTGGATACAACTATCCGTGGGTTGCCGATTTTTGGTTTACCATGTTTCGTGCGACGGGTGACAGACAGTATCTGAAAGATGGATATGGTACATTGCGCGCATTAGTCCGTTATTTTAATCATGATTTTTATTGTATTGGTGTCCCCACTTACGGATATACTCTTCTGAAAGATAATAATTTTACAGCCGAAGCAGACACCTTACTGAATGATTTTAAATTGATGGCGGATGTATTCTATGAGAATGGTCCCAATTATCCGACTTTCGAAGTAAATTATGAGCAGAGTATTGTAGGACCATCCATTATACATTTGCTGAATGTATATATGCTCACTGGGAATAAAAGATATCTGAAAGGAGCCGAAAGTCAACTTCCTTTATTAGAATCATTTGGAGGAAAACAGCCTAGTTTCCACCTTAATGATATCGCTATCCGTCATTGGGATGGTTATTGGTTTGGGAAAGATCAGATTTGGGGAGATACTTTCCCTCATTATTGGAGTACCTTGTCAGGCATTGCTTTTCGTCTTTATGCAAAAGCCACAGGAAAACAGGAATATGCAGAGCGGGCTTTAAATATTTTCCGAAATAATTTCTGCCTGTTTTCCGAAGATGGAAGAGGAAGTTGTGCTTTTATTTATCCGAATAAAGTAAACGGGCAAAAAGCCCACTTTTATGATCCGTTTGCCAATGACCAAGATTGGGCAATGGTGCATTGGTTAAAGTATGGACCGAATTTTGAGTAA
- a CDS encoding DNA-binding protein, giving the protein MSVYYDLYTSGNPQKHDEQQPLYARVIPSGTIDAKKFVEMVSKANGFSEATIEGCLQAVTNELQHWLSQGWTVEVGELGHFSLSLKCERPVMEKKEIRSPSIHLNKVNLRINKKFRESLEPLQLERMESPYRSNNNLTENECRTRLIQHINEQGCITRSDFMRLTGISRNKAIELLKEYQEEGIIRKYGGGKTVVYLKI; this is encoded by the coding sequence ATGAGCGTCTATTACGATTTATACACAAGCGGAAATCCGCAAAAACACGATGAACAGCAACCACTTTACGCGCGGGTCATTCCCTCAGGAACCATCGACGCCAAGAAGTTTGTCGAAATGGTATCAAAAGCAAACGGGTTCAGCGAGGCAACCATAGAAGGCTGTCTGCAAGCAGTCACGAATGAACTGCAACATTGGCTCTCCCAAGGTTGGACAGTAGAAGTTGGTGAACTAGGACATTTCTCCTTATCACTGAAATGTGAACGTCCGGTAATGGAGAAAAAGGAAATCCGTTCTCCTTCTATCCATTTAAATAAGGTAAACTTACGTATCAACAAAAAGTTCCGCGAAAGTCTGGAGCCTTTACAACTGGAACGTATGGAATCACCTTATCGGTCTAATAATAATCTTACCGAAAATGAATGCCGTACACGATTGATACAACATATAAACGAACAAGGTTGCATCACCCGCTCCGATTTCATGAGATTAACAGGAATCAGCCGGAACAAGGCTATCGAATTACTCAAAGAGTATCAGGAAGAGGGAATTATCCGGAAATATGGCGGTGGCAAGACAGTGGTATATTTGAAAATATGA
- a CDS encoding ATP-binding protein: MEMNFRRYPIGIQNFEQLRTDNYVYVDKTPLVYKLANTNTTYFLSRPRRFGKSLLVSTLEAYFQGKKELFTGLAMETLEKEWTVYPVLHIDFSISKYVVASSLCAYLHYQLALWEKVYGKSEDEGTFSLRFGGVIRRAYEQTGKRVVILIDEYDSPMLDSNNNEEVQSEIRNIMRDFFSPLKSQGQYLRFLFLTGISKFSQMSIFSELNNLQNISMWDEYSAICGITEEELRSQMQIDIEQIAQANSETYEEACAHLKQQYDGYHFSENSEDIYNPFSLINAFAQKKYANFWFSTGTPTFLIDLLQESDFDIRDLDATTATAEQFDAPSNRITDPLPVLYQSGYLTIKGYDPNFQAYTLGYPNKEVRKGFIESLMPAYVHLPARENTFYVISFIKDLRAGKLNECLERMKSFFASIPNKLNNKEEKHYQTIFYLFFRLMGQYIDVEVDTAIGRADAVVKMQDAIYVFEFKVDGTPEEALAQINSKGYAIPYQAGSLKVIKIGVNFDSATRTIGDWKIEE; encoded by the coding sequence ATGGAAATGAATTTCAGAAGATACCCGATAGGAATACAAAATTTCGAACAATTGCGTACTGACAATTACGTATATGTAGATAAAACGCCCTTAGTTTATAAATTGGCGAATACCAATACAACTTATTTTCTGAGCCGCCCCCGACGTTTTGGAAAAAGTCTGTTGGTATCCACACTCGAGGCATATTTTCAGGGAAAGAAAGAATTGTTCACCGGGCTGGCAATGGAAACTCTGGAAAAGGAATGGACAGTGTATCCGGTGTTGCATATAGATTTCAGTATAAGCAAATATGTAGTTGCCAGCAGTTTATGTGCATATCTTCATTATCAATTGGCTCTTTGGGAAAAGGTATATGGAAAATCTGAAGATGAAGGAACATTCAGTCTTCGCTTCGGTGGCGTCATCCGCCGTGCTTATGAACAGACAGGAAAGCGGGTTGTGATATTGATTGACGAATACGATTCACCGATGCTGGACAGCAACAATAACGAAGAAGTTCAATCGGAAATCCGGAATATTATGCGGGACTTTTTCAGCCCTCTCAAAAGTCAAGGGCAATATTTACGCTTCCTATTCTTAACAGGTATCAGTAAATTCAGCCAGATGAGTATTTTCAGCGAACTGAATAATCTGCAAAATATCAGTATGTGGGATGAATATAGTGCGATTTGCGGCATCACAGAAGAAGAATTGCGTTCTCAAATGCAAATTGATATCGAACAGATAGCACAGGCTAACAGCGAAACATATGAAGAAGCCTGCGCGCATTTAAAACAACAATATGACGGTTATCATTTTAGTGAAAATAGTGAAGATATTTACAACCCCTTTAGTTTAATCAATGCATTTGCACAAAAGAAATATGCGAATTTCTGGTTCTCAACCGGAACCCCTACATTCCTGATAGACCTTCTGCAAGAAAGCGACTTTGATATACGCGATTTGGATGCCACTACTGCCACAGCGGAACAGTTTGACGCCCCCAGTAATAGAATTACCGACCCGCTTCCGGTGCTCTACCAGAGCGGTTATCTCACCATAAAAGGTTACGACCCGAATTTTCAAGCCTATACATTGGGATATCCCAACAAAGAGGTAAGGAAAGGGTTTATCGAATCTCTCATGCCTGCCTATGTACATTTGCCTGCACGCGAAAATACATTCTATGTCATATCGTTTATCAAAGACTTACGTGCCGGGAAATTGAACGAATGCCTGGAAAGGATGAAATCTTTCTTCGCTTCCATCCCTAACAAACTAAACAATAAAGAAGAGAAACATTATCAGACTATCTTCTATCTGTTTTTCCGCTTGATGGGGCAATATATAGATGTGGAAGTAGACACAGCTATCGGTAGAGCCGATGCAGTCGTCAAGATGCAAGATGCCATTTACGTCTTTGAATTCAAGGTGGACGGGACACCAGAAGAGGCGTTGGCACAGATTAACAGTAAGGGGTATGCCATTCCTTATCAGGCTGGGAGTTTGAAAGTAATTAAAATCGGTGTCAACTTTGACAGTGCTACAAGAACCATAGGCGACTGGAAGATTGAAGAATAA
- a CDS encoding inositol monophosphatase family protein, which yields MLDLKQLTAEVCRIATDAGHFLREERKNFRRERVEEKHAHDYVSYVDKESEVRVVKALSALLPEAGFITEEGSATYRDEPYCWVIDPLDGTTNYIHDEAPYCVCIALRNRTELLLGVVYEVCRDECFYAWKGGKAFMNGEQIHVSAIQDAKDAFVITELPYNHLQYKQTALHLIDKLYGVVGGIRMNGSAAAAICYVAIGRFDAWAEAFLGKWDYSAAALIVQEAGGRVTNFYGEEHFIEGHHIIATNGHLHPLFQKLLAEVPPLDM from the coding sequence ATGTTAGATTTGAAACAACTTACAGCCGAAGTATGCCGCATTGCAACTGACGCCGGACATTTTTTGAGAGAAGAACGGAAGAACTTCCGCCGTGAACGTGTTGAAGAGAAGCATGCGCATGATTACGTGTCTTATGTAGACAAAGAATCCGAAGTGCGAGTGGTGAAGGCTCTTTCTGCCTTGCTTCCCGAAGCGGGATTTATAACTGAAGAAGGCTCTGCCACCTATCGGGATGAACCGTATTGCTGGGTGATTGACCCGTTGGATGGAACCACGAACTATATCCACGATGAGGCTCCCTACTGTGTATGTATTGCTTTGCGTAACCGCACCGAACTTCTTTTGGGTGTCGTTTATGAAGTTTGCCGGGATGAATGTTTTTATGCCTGGAAAGGTGGGAAAGCCTTTATGAATGGTGAACAAATTCATGTCTCTGCTATTCAGGATGCAAAAGATGCGTTCGTTATCACGGAATTGCCTTATAATCATCTGCAATATAAACAGACAGCTCTCCATCTGATAGATAAGTTGTATGGAGTGGTGGGCGGTATCCGTATGAATGGTTCAGCCGCTGCCGCAATCTGCTATGTAGCTATCGGACGTTTTGATGCCTGGGCGGAAGCCTTTCTAGGTAAATGGGATTATTCCGCGGCAGCTTTGATTGTGCAGGAAGCGGGCGGACGCGTAACCAATTTCTATGGTGAAGAGCATTTTATTGAAGGGCACCATATCATAGCTACGAACGGACACCTGCATCCTTTATTTCAGAAACTTTTGGCGGAAGTTCCCCCATTAGATATGTAG
- a CDS encoding ComF family protein yields MKHTLLIKDWLGSFLSLFFPHCCIVCGRPLAKGEECLCTMCNINLPRTDYHLRKDNPVEKQFWGKIPLERATSFFFYRKGSDFRQILHQLKYGGQKGIGAIMGRYMAAELLESGFFEGVDVILPVPLHKKKQQIRGYNQSEWIARGISAVTGISIDTESVVRRKNTETQTRKSSLERWENVEGIFELYHAESLTGKHVLIVDDVLTTGATTVECASCLTAIEGIRISVLTLAMAE; encoded by the coding sequence ATGAAACACACACTCCTTATAAAAGACTGGCTTGGTTCATTCTTATCCTTATTCTTTCCCCATTGCTGCATAGTTTGTGGCAGACCGTTGGCGAAAGGTGAAGAATGTCTTTGCACAATGTGCAATATCAATCTCCCACGCACAGATTACCATCTTCGAAAAGACAATCCCGTAGAGAAACAGTTTTGGGGAAAAATTCCCTTGGAACGAGCCACTTCTTTCTTCTTTTACCGGAAAGGAAGTGACTTCCGGCAAATTCTACACCAACTCAAATACGGCGGACAAAAAGGCATCGGGGCAATCATGGGGCGTTATATGGCAGCCGAATTGCTGGAGTCCGGTTTCTTTGAAGGGGTGGATGTAATACTTCCCGTGCCGTTGCACAAAAAGAAACAGCAGATTCGTGGTTATAATCAAAGCGAATGGATAGCCCGGGGGATTTCCGCTGTGACAGGAATTTCTATAGACACGGAATCTGTAGTGCGCCGAAAGAATACGGAGACACAGACACGTAAGTCCTCTCTGGAGCGTTGGGAGAATGTGGAAGGAATCTTTGAGTTGTATCATGCGGAATCTCTGACCGGAAAGCATGTTCTGATTGTAGATGATGTGTTGACTACCGGGGCCACTACCGTGGAATGTGCGTCTTGTCTGACTGCTATAGAAGGAATACGGATTAGCGTGCTGACGTTGGCGATGGCGGAATAA
- a CDS encoding DUF6078 family protein, which produces MNNKIGYSNVPKSFLYCNHDKCPRRGKCLRYQVALDISQKLPYYTTVNPQHIAGNENNCDFFKLNETTHFAAGMSHLLDDIPHATAIAIHKEIYSLMGRSMYYRILNKERLLHPVEQEQIAAIFCKHGIKSKPVFDDYIDKYDW; this is translated from the coding sequence ATGAATAACAAGATTGGTTACAGTAACGTCCCTAAAAGTTTCTTATATTGCAATCACGATAAATGTCCTCGTCGTGGCAAATGTCTTCGGTATCAGGTTGCGCTCGATATTTCACAAAAACTTCCTTACTATACGACAGTCAATCCGCAACATATAGCAGGGAATGAAAATAATTGTGACTTCTTTAAATTGAATGAGACTACACACTTTGCCGCCGGGATGAGTCATTTGCTGGATGACATTCCCCACGCTACGGCCATTGCTATACACAAAGAAATATATTCATTGATGGGACGCAGTATGTATTATCGTATCCTTAATAAAGAACGGCTGTTGCATCCGGTTGAACAGGAGCAAATAGCCGCTATTTTCTGCAAACACGGAATTAAGTCCAAGCCTGTATTTGATGATTATATAGACAAATATGATTGGTAG
- a CDS encoding ATP-binding protein: protein MEMNFRRYPIGIQNFEQLRNGNYVYVDKTSLVYKLANTNTTYFLSRPRRFGKSLLVSTLEAYFQGKKELFNGLAMETLEKEWTVYPVLHIDFSISKYTTSDMLTAVINRQLLLWEKLYSREEGDTTFSLRFEGIIRRAYEQTGKQVVILIDEYDSPMLDSNNNEEVQAEIRNIMRDFFSPLKGAGQYLRLLFLTGISKFSQMSIFSELNNLQNISMRDDFSAICGITEEELRSQLQFDIEQMAQANNETYEEACAHLKLQYDGYHFSENSEDIYNPFSLINAFAQKKYANFWFSTGTPTFLIDLLQESDFDIRNLDATTATAEQFDAPSNRITDPLPVLYQSGYLTIKGYDPDFESYTLGYPNKEVRKGFIESLMPAYVHLPARENTFYVISFIKDLRVGKLNECLERMKSFFASIPNKLNNKEEKHYQTIFYLFFRLMGQYIDVEVDTAIGRADAVVKMQDAVYVFEFKVDGTPEEALAQINSKGYAIPYQAGSLKVIKIGVNFDSATRTIGDWKIE, encoded by the coding sequence ATGGAAATGAATTTCAGAAGATACCCGATAGGAATACAGAATTTCGAACAGTTGCGCAATGGAAATTACGTATATGTGGATAAGACGTCCCTAGTTTATAAATTGGCGAACACCAATACAACTTATTTTCTGAGCCGTCCCCGACGTTTTGGGAAAAGTTTGCTGGTATCCACACTCGAAGCTTATTTCCAAGGAAAGAAAGAATTATTCAACGGACTGGCAATGGAAACTCTGGAGAAGGAATGGACAGTGTATCCGGTGCTGCATATAGATTTCAGTATAAGCAAATATACTACTTCCGATATGCTGACTGCTGTAATTAACCGCCAATTACTCCTTTGGGAGAAATTATACAGTCGGGAAGAAGGAGATACGACTTTCAGTTTACGCTTTGAAGGGATTATCCGCCGCGCTTATGAGCAGACGGGAAAGCAAGTAGTTATATTGATAGACGAATACGATTCGCCGATGCTGGACAGCAACAATAATGAAGAAGTTCAAGCGGAAATCCGCAATATAATGCGGGATTTTTTCAGTCCTCTCAAGGGAGCCGGGCAATATCTCCGTCTGTTGTTCCTGACAGGCATCAGCAAATTCAGCCAAATGAGTATTTTCAGCGAACTGAATAATCTGCAAAATATCAGTATGCGAGATGATTTCAGTGCGATTTGCGGCATCACAGAAGAAGAGTTGCGCTCCCAATTGCAATTTGATATCGAACAGATGGCTCAAGCCAACAACGAAACGTATGAAGAAGCTTGCGCACATTTAAAACTGCAATATGATGGTTATCATTTCAGTGAAAATAGTGAAGATATTTACAATCCCTTTAGTTTAATCAATGCATTTGCACAAAAGAAATATGCGAATTTCTGGTTTTCTACCGGCACTCCTACTTTCTTAATAGACCTTCTGCAAGAAAGCGACTTCGATATCCGGAATTTGGATGCCACTACTGCCACAGCGGAACAGTTCGACGCCCCCAGTAATAGAATTACCGACCCGCTTCCGGTACTCTATCAAAGCGGTTATCTTACTATAAAAGGCTACGATCCGGATTTTGAATCCTATACATTGGGGTATCCCAACAAAGAGGTGAGAAAAGGTTTTATAGAGTCTCTCATGCCTGCCTATGTACATTTGCCTGCACGCGAGAACACATTTTATGTAATATCGTTCATCAAAGACTTACGTGTCGGGAAATTGAATGAATGTCTGGAAAGAATGAAATCTTTCTTCGCTTCTATCCCCAATAAACTAAACAATAAAGAAGAAAAACATTATCAGACTATCTTCTATCTGTTTTTCCGTCTGATGGGGCAATATATAGATGTGGAAGTAGATACGGCCATCGGAAGAGCGGATGCAGTTGTGAAAATGCAAGATGCCGTTTACGTATTTGAATTCAAAGTGGATGGCACACCGGAAGAGGCATTAGCACAGATTAACAGTAAGGGTTATGCCATTCCTTATCAGGCAGGGAGTTTGAAAGTAATTAAAATCGGTGTCAACTTTGACAGTGCGACAAGAACCATAGGAGACTGGAAGATTGAATAA
- a CDS encoding adenosine kinase, protein MDKIIGLGNALVDVLATLKDDTLLDEMGLPKGSMQLIDDAKLQQINAKFSQMKTHLATGGSAGNAILGLACLGAGTGFIGKVGNDNYGEFFRENLQKNKIEDKLLLSEQLPSGVASTFISPDGERTFGTYLGAAASLKAEDLTLEMFKGYAYLFIEGYLVQDHEMILHAIELAKEAGLQICLDMASYNIVANDLEFFSLLINKYVDIVFANEEEAKAFTGKEPEEALGIIAKKCSIAIVKVGASGSYIRKGTEEIKVSAIPVRKVVDTTGAGDYFASGFLYGLTCGYSLEKCAKIGSILSGNVIQVIGTTMPEECWDEIKLNINRILAE, encoded by the coding sequence ATGGACAAAATAATAGGATTGGGCAACGCCCTGGTAGACGTACTCGCAACCCTGAAGGATGATACTCTTTTGGATGAAATGGGTTTACCCAAAGGAAGCATGCAGCTCATCGATGACGCTAAGCTACAACAGATTAACGCAAAATTTTCACAGATGAAAACCCATTTGGCAACAGGCGGATCGGCAGGAAATGCCATCCTCGGACTGGCTTGTTTGGGTGCCGGAACAGGATTTATCGGAAAAGTGGGAAATGATAATTATGGAGAATTTTTTCGTGAAAATCTGCAGAAAAATAAGATTGAAGACAAATTATTACTCTCGGAACAGTTGCCTTCCGGAGTTGCGTCCACTTTTATTTCGCCGGACGGGGAACGTACTTTCGGAACTTATCTGGGCGCGGCCGCTTCTTTGAAAGCGGAAGACCTGACTCTCGAGATGTTTAAAGGGTATGCATACCTGTTTATAGAAGGATACTTGGTTCAAGACCACGAAATGATTCTTCATGCCATTGAATTGGCGAAAGAAGCGGGTTTGCAGATCTGCCTTGACATGGCAAGCTATAATATTGTGGCGAATGATCTGGAATTTTTCTCCTTATTAATAAATAAGTATGTAGATATTGTTTTTGCGAATGAGGAAGAGGCGAAAGCGTTTACAGGCAAGGAACCGGAAGAGGCTTTGGGAATCATTGCCAAGAAATGCAGCATTGCTATCGTAAAGGTGGGCGCAAGCGGCTCTTATATTCGCAAGGGTACGGAAGAAATTAAAGTTTCCGCTATCCCGGTTAGGAAAGTGGTGGATACCACCGGTGCGGGTGACTATTTTGCTTCCGGTTTTTTATATGGTTTGACGTGTGGATATTCGCTGGAGAAGTGTGCTAAAATAGGTTCTATTCTCTCGGGAAATGTTATCCAGGTAATCGGAACAACAATGCCGGAGGAATGTTGGGATGAAATTAAGTTAAATATTAACAGGATTCTGGCGGAATAA
- a CDS encoding S41 family peptidase codes for MKKLLNGRVALVVVAVAAIVAFFSFKSGDDRNFQIAKNLDIFNAMVKELDMFYVDTIDPNKTIREGIDNMLYSLDPYTEYYPEEDQSELEQMVKGSFGGIGSLITYNTKLKRSMIAEPFEGTPAAKAGLKAGDVLMEIDGVDLAGKNNGEVSQMLRGQAGTSFKLKVERPNAKGERTPIEFTIVRESIQTPAIPYADVLDNHVGYINLSTFSGNPSKDFKKAFLDLKKKGATSLVIDLRNNGGGLLDEAVEIANYFLPRGKVIVTTKGKIKQASNTYKTLREPLDLDIPIAVLVNSGTASASEILSGSLQDLDRAVIVGNRTFGKGLVQVPRSLPYGGMMKVTTSKYYIPSGRCVQAIDYKHRNEDGSVGAIPDSLTKVFHTAAGREVRDGGGVMPDVIVKQEKLPNILFYLVRDNLIFDYATQYCLNHPTIVAPEKFEVTDADYNAFKALVKKADFKYDQQSEKILKTLKEAAEFEGYMKDASEEFKALEKKLNHDLDRDLDYFSGDIKKMIASEIIRRYYYQRGNIIQQLKDDDGLKEAVKILNDPAKYKEMLSTPVAKK; via the coding sequence ATGAAAAAATTGCTGAATGGGCGGGTAGCTCTTGTTGTAGTGGCTGTTGCGGCTATCGTAGCTTTCTTTAGTTTCAAGAGTGGCGACGACCGCAATTTCCAGATTGCCAAAAATCTGGATATATTCAATGCGATGGTGAAGGAACTGGATATGTTCTACGTAGACACGATCGACCCGAACAAGACAATCCGGGAAGGCATTGACAATATGCTTTATTCGCTGGACCCTTATACTGAATATTATCCGGAAGAAGACCAGAGTGAGTTGGAACAGATGGTGAAAGGTAGCTTTGGCGGAATTGGTTCCCTTATTACTTATAATACAAAGCTGAAACGCTCCATGATTGCCGAACCGTTTGAAGGGACGCCGGCAGCGAAGGCTGGATTGAAAGCCGGGGATGTTTTGATGGAGATTGACGGTGTGGACCTTGCTGGTAAGAATAATGGGGAAGTCAGCCAAATGTTGCGCGGACAGGCAGGTACGAGTTTTAAACTGAAAGTTGAACGTCCGAATGCTAAAGGCGAGCGTACGCCGATAGAATTCACGATTGTACGTGAATCTATCCAGACGCCTGCGATTCCTTATGCTGATGTATTGGATAATCATGTAGGGTATATTAATCTAAGTACTTTCTCCGGCAATCCCTCGAAAGATTTCAAGAAGGCATTTCTTGATTTGAAGAAAAAGGGAGCTACTTCATTAGTAATCGACCTTCGGAATAATGGTGGTGGTTTACTGGATGAGGCTGTGGAAATAGCCAACTATTTCCTGCCACGCGGAAAAGTGATTGTTACGACAAAAGGTAAAATCAAACAGGCTAGTAATACTTATAAGACTTTACGTGAACCGTTGGATTTGGATATTCCGATTGCCGTGTTGGTAAATAGCGGTACGGCTTCCGCTTCCGAAATTCTGTCGGGTTCTTTGCAGGATCTTGACCGTGCAGTGATTGTCGGCAACCGTACTTTTGGAAAAGGATTGGTACAGGTCCCCCGTTCCTTGCCTTATGGCGGAATGATGAAGGTGACTACTTCCAAATATTACATTCCGAGCGGACGTTGCGTGCAGGCTATCGACTATAAGCATCGCAATGAAGACGGAAGTGTAGGCGCTATTCCGGACAGCTTGACCAAGGTGTTCCATACAGCGGCAGGGCGTGAAGTGCGCGATGGCGGTGGTGTGATGCCGGATGTTATTGTCAAGCAGGAAAAGTTGCCGAACATTTTGTTCTATTTGGTACGTGACAACCTGATTTTCGATTATGCCACTCAATATTGCCTGAATCATCCTACCATCGTGGCTCCTGAGAAGTTTGAAGTAACGGACGCAGATTATAATGCTTTTAAAGCATTGGTGAAGAAAGCCGACTTCAAATACGACCAGCAGAGCGAGAAGATTCTGAAAACCTTGAAGGAAGCTGCTGAATTTGAAGGCTATATGAAAGACGCTTCCGAAGAGTTCAAGGCACTCGAGAAGAAACTGAATCATGACTTGGATCGCGACTTGGATTATTTCTCCGGGGATATAAAGAAAATGATTGCTTCTGAGATTATCAGACGTTACTACTATCAACGTGGCAATATCATACAGCAGTTGAAGGATGACGATGGACTGAAAGAAGCGGTGAAGATTCTGAATGATCCGGCAAAATATAAAGAAATGCTGAGTACGCCGGTTGCAAAGAAATGA